A region from the Streptomyces sp. 3214.6 genome encodes:
- a CDS encoding IS1182 family transposase, translating to MGEWAGDTVGPDVWETCRELIPAGSVFAFLAEHRGALFPAHMFADMYPSANGRPSMPPQILAAAITLQALHGLSDFETVQELRCDLRWKAACGLGLNDLAFDPSLLAYFRRRLACSARPNRVFEAVREVVKATGVLGGKHRRALDSTVLDDAVATQDTVTQLIAAVRAVIREVPGAAEVAAVQCTAHDYTDPGKPRIAWNDEQARAELVDALVTDVLRLLGHLPDQQLDEKAANALGILALVAGQDVEPAEDSDGRDGRWRISKGTAPGRVVSTVDPEARHIHKTRTHQQDGYKAHLAIEPETGLYTAVALRPGAGAEHHEATVGLDLLADEESPVDAFGDTAYSAGDMRQALHQAGHRLFFKPAPLRPAVPGGFTLDDFAIDTAASAVTCPAGHTVALSGPGGQHNQRKAAFGNLCTGCPLRERCTKAKAGRILTIRPHHDLQAAARRQAATDPDWQADYRRWRPPVERAVAWLVQHGNRRLRYRGTINNNTWLHTRAAALNLRRLINLGLTHTGGRWRLTPATT from the coding sequence ATGGGGGAATGGGCCGGGGACACGGTCGGGCCGGATGTGTGGGAGACGTGCCGGGAGTTGATTCCGGCGGGGAGTGTGTTCGCGTTTCTGGCCGAGCACCGTGGTGCTCTGTTCCCGGCTCATATGTTCGCGGACATGTACCCGTCGGCGAATGGACGGCCGAGCATGCCGCCGCAGATCCTGGCTGCGGCGATCACGCTGCAGGCCCTGCACGGGCTGTCGGACTTCGAGACGGTGCAGGAGCTGCGGTGTGACCTGCGGTGGAAGGCCGCGTGCGGGCTGGGCCTGAACGACCTGGCGTTTGACCCGTCTCTGCTGGCCTACTTCCGCCGCCGTCTGGCCTGCTCGGCCCGGCCCAACCGCGTCTTCGAGGCCGTGCGCGAGGTGGTGAAGGCCACCGGTGTCCTGGGCGGCAAGCACCGGCGGGCCTTGGACTCGACGGTGTTGGACGACGCGGTGGCCACCCAGGACACCGTCACCCAGCTGATCGCCGCCGTCCGTGCGGTGATCCGCGAAGTCCCCGGCGCCGCCGAGGTCGCGGCCGTGCAGTGCACCGCGCACGACTACACCGATCCCGGCAAACCCCGCATCGCCTGGAACGACGAGCAGGCCCGCGCGGAACTCGTCGACGCCCTGGTCACCGATGTGCTGCGGCTGCTGGGCCACCTGCCCGACCAGCAGCTGGACGAGAAGGCCGCGAACGCCCTCGGCATCCTGGCGCTGGTCGCAGGACAAGACGTGGAGCCGGCCGAGGACTCCGACGGCCGCGACGGACGCTGGCGCATCAGCAAGGGGACCGCTCCGGGCCGCGTCGTGTCCACCGTCGACCCTGAAGCCCGCCACATCCACAAGACCCGCACCCACCAGCAGGACGGATACAAAGCCCACCTGGCCATCGAGCCCGAGACCGGCTTATACACGGCCGTGGCTCTGCGGCCCGGCGCCGGAGCCGAGCACCACGAGGCCACCGTCGGCCTGGATCTGCTGGCCGACGAGGAGAGTCCGGTGGACGCCTTCGGCGACACCGCCTACTCCGCCGGCGACATGCGCCAAGCCCTGCACCAGGCGGGGCACCGGCTGTTCTTCAAGCCCGCCCCGCTGCGGCCCGCCGTCCCCGGCGGCTTCACCCTGGACGACTTCGCCATCGACACCGCCGCCTCCGCGGTCACCTGCCCCGCCGGGCATACGGTTGCCCTGTCGGGCCCCGGCGGACAGCACAACCAGCGCAAGGCGGCCTTCGGGAACCTGTGCACCGGATGCCCCCTCCGCGAGCGGTGCACCAAGGCCAAGGCCGGCCGCATCCTGACCATCCGCCCCCACCACGACCTGCAAGCGGCCGCCCGCCGCCAGGCCGCCACCGACCCGGACTGGCAAGCCGACTACCGCCGCTGGCGACCACCAGTCGAACGCGCCGTCGCCTGGCTCGTCCAGCACGGCAACCGCAGACTCCGCTACCGCGGAACCATCAACAACAACACCTGGCTTCACACCCGAGCCGCCGCCCTCAACCTCCGCCGACTGATCAACCTCGGACTCACCCACACTGGCGGCCGCTGGCGACTCACCCCGGCCACCACATAG
- a CDS encoding AAA family ATPase, with protein sequence MFTSVDDVSARLAETGYLASPAVATTVFLADRLGKPLLVEGPAGVGKTELAKAVAQAAGARLVRLQCYEGVDESRALYEWNHAKQLLRISAGRDESWDETRTDVFSEEFLLPRPLLTAIRGEEPTVLLIDETDKADVEMEGLLLEVLSDFQVTVPELGTITATRRPFVVLTSNAGRELSEALRRRCLFLHIGFPEEELERRIVRLKVPGIDAALTESVVRVVGALRAMDLRKAPSVAETVDWARTLLALGATTLDESVVRDSLGVILKHQDDVLKAGAKLDLDAV encoded by the coding sequence TTGTTCACGTCCGTCGACGATGTCTCGGCCCGGCTCGCCGAGACCGGCTATCTCGCCTCGCCCGCCGTCGCCACGACCGTCTTCCTCGCCGACCGGCTCGGCAAGCCGCTGCTCGTGGAGGGCCCGGCCGGGGTCGGCAAGACGGAGCTCGCCAAGGCGGTGGCCCAGGCCGCGGGGGCCCGGCTGGTGCGGCTGCAGTGCTACGAGGGCGTGGACGAGTCCCGGGCGCTGTACGAGTGGAACCACGCCAAGCAGTTGCTGCGCATCAGCGCGGGCCGCGACGAGAGCTGGGACGAGACCCGCACCGACGTCTTCAGCGAGGAGTTCCTCCTCCCGCGCCCGCTGCTGACCGCCATCCGGGGCGAGGAACCCACGGTCCTGCTGATCGACGAGACCGACAAGGCCGACGTCGAGATGGAGGGGCTGCTCCTCGAAGTGCTCAGCGACTTCCAGGTCACCGTCCCGGAGCTGGGCACGATCACCGCGACCCGGCGCCCCTTCGTCGTCCTCACCTCGAACGCCGGCCGTGAGCTGTCGGAGGCGTTGCGCCGCCGCTGTCTCTTTCTCCACATCGGCTTCCCCGAGGAGGAGTTGGAGCGGCGGATCGTCCGGCTGAAGGTCCCCGGCATCGACGCGGCGCTCACCGAGTCGGTGGTCCGGGTGGTCGGTGCGCTGCGCGCGATGGATCTGCGCAAGGCGCCCTCCGTCGCCGAGACCGTCGACTGGGCGCGCACGCTGCTCGCGCTCGGCGCCACCACCCTCGACGAGAGCGTCGTACGCGACAGTCTGGGCGTGATCCTCAAGCACCAGGACGACGTCCTCAAGGCCGGTGCGAAGCTCGACCTGGACGCCGTGTGA
- a CDS encoding LutB/LldF family L-lactate oxidation iron-sulfur protein, with the protein MSGTFVGMPAFPKAAREAVGNPTLRGNLRHATHTIRAKRAKAVAEVSDWAELREAGKRIKDHTLRHLDRYLVQLEESVTAAGGTVHWAADADEANRIVARLVRETGEREVVKVKSMATQEIGLNEALEAEGIRAYETDLAELIVQLGKDRPSHILVPAIHRNRGEIRDIFRAEMSEWGRPAPEGLTDTPAELAEAARLHLREKFLRAKVGISGANFMVAETGTLVVVESEGNGRMCLTLPETLISVVGIEKIVPAWRDLEVFLQTLPRSSTAERMNPYTTTWTGTTDGDGPQTFHLVLLDNGRTDTLADEVGRQALRCIRCSACLNVCPVYERAGGHAYGSVYPGPIGAILSPQLRGTQSEIDASLPYASSLCGACYEVCPVAIDIPEVLVHLRERVVEGGPVVREGNKVVLKPAKGHAAERAAMRAARWAFSSPGALRTGQRLASRTRRLHPRVLPGPGKAWSGTRDLPAVPAEPFRDWWQRTNGGTTGKGATK; encoded by the coding sequence GTGAGCGGGACGTTCGTCGGGATGCCGGCGTTTCCGAAGGCCGCGCGCGAGGCGGTCGGCAACCCGACCCTGCGCGGCAATCTGCGGCATGCCACGCACACCATCCGCGCCAAGCGCGCGAAGGCGGTCGCCGAGGTGTCCGACTGGGCGGAGCTGCGGGAGGCGGGCAAGCGGATCAAGGACCACACCCTGCGTCATCTCGACCGGTATCTGGTCCAGTTGGAGGAGTCGGTCACGGCGGCCGGCGGCACGGTCCACTGGGCCGCCGACGCGGACGAGGCGAACCGGATCGTGGCCCGGCTGGTCAGGGAGACCGGCGAGCGGGAGGTCGTCAAGGTCAAGTCCATGGCCACCCAGGAGATCGGGCTCAACGAGGCGCTTGAGGCCGAGGGCATCCGCGCCTACGAGACCGATCTCGCCGAGCTGATCGTGCAGCTGGGCAAGGACCGTCCCTCGCACATCCTCGTCCCCGCGATCCACCGCAACCGGGGTGAGATCCGGGACATCTTCCGCGCGGAGATGAGCGAGTGGGGGCGCCCGGCTCCCGAGGGCCTCACCGACACGCCCGCCGAACTCGCCGAGGCCGCCCGCCTCCACCTCCGTGAGAAGTTCCTGCGGGCCAAGGTCGGGATCTCCGGAGCGAACTTCATGGTCGCGGAGACCGGCACCCTGGTCGTCGTCGAGTCGGAGGGCAACGGGCGGATGTGCCTGACGCTCCCCGAGACGCTGATCTCCGTCGTCGGCATCGAGAAGATCGTGCCGGCCTGGCGGGACCTGGAGGTGTTCCTGCAGACCCTGCCCCGCTCGTCGACGGCCGAGCGCATGAACCCGTACACGACCACCTGGACCGGCACGACCGACGGCGACGGGCCGCAGACCTTCCACCTCGTGCTGCTGGACAACGGCCGCACCGACACCCTCGCCGACGAGGTCGGCCGCCAGGCCCTGCGCTGCATCCGCTGCTCGGCCTGTCTGAACGTCTGCCCGGTGTACGAGCGGGCCGGCGGCCACGCCTACGGCTCCGTCTACCCGGGCCCGATCGGCGCGATCCTCAGCCCGCAACTGCGGGGCACGCAGAGCGAGATCGACGCCTCGCTGCCGTACGCGTCGTCGTTGTGCGGCGCGTGCTACGAGGTGTGCCCGGTCGCCATCGACATCCCGGAGGTGCTGGTGCACCTGCGGGAGCGGGTCGTCGAGGGCGGGCCGGTGGTCCGCGAGGGCAACAAGGTGGTCCTGAAGCCGGCCAAGGGCCATGCCGCCGAACGCGCCGCGATGCGGGCGGCCCGCTGGGCGTTCAGCAGCCCCGGCGCCCTGCGTACCGGCCAGCGGCTCGCCTCCCGCACGCGCCGCCTGCACCCGCGTGTCCTGCCCGGTCCGGGCAAGGCGTGGAGCGGCACACGGGATCTGCCGGCCGTACCGGCGGAGCCGTTCCGTGACTGGTGGCAGCGTACGAACGGTGGCACCACCGGCAAGGGAGCGACGAAGTGA
- a CDS encoding cupin domain-containing protein, with the protein MLEVKTLDKPDERRDFPRGHLEAVHMTGLDFAVGTFEPGWRWSESVAPIAGTKSCQVHHNGYVVQGRMRITMDDGGEGEVGPGDVFVIPPGHDAWVVGDEQCVVYDFAGGMAKDYAKAK; encoded by the coding sequence ATGCTGGAAGTGAAGACGCTCGACAAACCGGACGAGCGCCGCGATTTCCCCCGCGGCCACCTGGAGGCCGTCCACATGACAGGTCTCGACTTCGCCGTCGGGACCTTCGAGCCGGGATGGCGCTGGTCGGAGTCCGTGGCGCCGATCGCCGGAACCAAGAGCTGCCAGGTGCACCACAACGGCTATGTGGTCCAGGGTCGCATGCGCATCACGATGGACGACGGCGGCGAGGGCGAAGTCGGCCCCGGTGACGTCTTCGTGATCCCGCCGGGCCATGACGCATGGGTCGTGGGCGACGAACAGTGCGTGGTGTACGACTTCGCCGGAGGAATGGCCAAGGACTACGCGAAGGCGAAGTAG
- a CDS encoding helix-turn-helix transcriptional regulator encodes MTVMDYREAERDATLRALTPVVDGIAATFGPVCEVVLHDYRRPEKSVVAVAGSVTGRTVGGAMSEIGMRVLARGDDALDELNYVTRTDAGRLVKSSTMVLRDSTGAVFGALCVNVDVTEVDRVQGLLAALAGTPGGPADAPVTTFGDDIDSVVDALLDAQLTRQDQTWAGLDRPRRLALFRGLDERGVFAVRRAIEQVAARLGISRASAYSYLSQARVPRPTAANGADDTPDGAHP; translated from the coding sequence ATGACGGTCATGGATTACCGGGAAGCCGAGCGGGACGCGACGCTGCGTGCGCTCACCCCCGTCGTCGACGGGATCGCGGCCACCTTCGGGCCGGTGTGCGAGGTGGTGCTGCACGACTACCGGCGGCCGGAGAAGTCCGTCGTCGCCGTCGCGGGGTCGGTGACCGGGCGGACGGTCGGCGGGGCGATGAGCGAGATCGGCATGCGGGTCCTCGCCCGCGGCGACGACGCCCTCGACGAGCTGAACTACGTCACCCGCACCGACGCCGGAAGGCTGGTGAAGTCGTCCACGATGGTGCTGCGCGACTCCACGGGCGCGGTGTTCGGCGCGCTCTGCGTCAACGTGGACGTCACCGAGGTGGACCGGGTGCAGGGACTGCTGGCCGCGCTCGCCGGGACGCCCGGAGGGCCGGCCGACGCGCCCGTGACCACCTTCGGCGACGACATCGACTCCGTCGTCGACGCCCTTCTCGACGCCCAGCTGACGCGCCAGGACCAGACCTGGGCCGGCCTCGACCGGCCGCGTCGCCTGGCCCTCTTCCGCGGTCTGGACGAACGCGGGGTGTTCGCCGTGCGCCGCGCGATCGAGCAGGTGGCCGCCCGCCTCGGCATCTCCCGGGCCTCCGCCTACAGCTACCTCTCCCAGGCCAGAGTCCCCCGCCCGACCGCGGCGAACGGCGCCGACGACACCCCCGATGGAGCCCACCCGTGA
- a CDS encoding LutC/YkgG family protein, whose amino-acid sequence MSSRERILGRVRRALADVPEDDTPPVPKGPGRDPQYEQAVARDYLREHGGLGVEETLELLAENLADYRALVHRCPEAELASVIGRLLGERGAKSVVVPPGLDPRWLAETDAERVEDLAESTARELDRVGSVVTACAVAIAETGTIVLDGSPDQGRRRITLVPDHHICVVRVPDQVVASVPQALERLDPGRPLTWISGPSATSDIELDRVEGVHGPRTLEVILVR is encoded by the coding sequence GTGAGCAGCAGGGAGCGGATCCTGGGCCGGGTGCGGCGCGCGCTCGCCGACGTACCGGAGGACGACACTCCCCCAGTGCCTAAAGGGCCTGGGAGGGACCCCCAGTACGAGCAGGCCGTCGCGCGCGACTATCTGCGGGAGCACGGCGGCCTGGGCGTCGAGGAGACGCTGGAGCTGCTGGCGGAGAACCTGGCGGACTACCGGGCGCTCGTGCACCGGTGTCCGGAGGCTGAACTGGCTTCCGTGATCGGGCGGTTGCTCGGTGAGCGCGGAGCGAAGTCGGTGGTCGTGCCGCCGGGTCTGGACCCTCGGTGGCTCGCCGAGACCGATGCCGAGCGGGTCGAGGACCTTGCCGAGAGCACCGCGCGGGAGCTCGACCGGGTCGGCAGCGTGGTCACGGCGTGCGCGGTCGCGATCGCCGAGACGGGGACGATCGTGCTGGACGGCAGCCCCGACCAGGGCCGTCGCCGCATCACCCTCGTCCCCGACCACCACATCTGTGTCGTACGGGTCCCGGACCAGGTCGTGGCGTCCGTCCCCCAGGCGCTCGAACGGCTCGATCCCGGTCGCCCGTTGACCTGGATCTCGGGCCCCTCCGCCACCAGCGACATCGAGCTGGACCGGGTGGAGGGGGTGCACGGCCCACGCACGCTCGAGGTGATCCTGGTGCGCTGA
- a CDS encoding pyridoxal-phosphate dependent enzyme, with translation MTTAPLPITLDDVRDAAARLKGVAHRTPVLRSRTLDRIVGAEVLLKCENFQRVGAFKFRGAYNAASRLAPEQLARGIAAYSSGNHAQAVALAARELGTTALIVMPEDAPRSKRAATAGYGAEIMTYDRYAGDRVAIGEALAAERGLALIPPYEHPHVMAGQGTAALELLEDAGELDALLAPVGGGGLIAGSATALKALRSGIRVVGVEPEAGDDTKRSLEAGRRVEIPVPRTIADGQALHTPGELTFSVNRRLVDGIVLVSDDEIRAAMRFAFERLKIVVEPSGATPLAALLAGRVDGLPRRVGVIVSGGNIDAGRFAELCGGAA, from the coding sequence GTGACGACCGCACCCCTGCCGATCACCCTCGACGACGTCCGCGACGCGGCCGCCCGCCTCAAGGGTGTCGCGCACCGCACCCCCGTGCTGCGCTCGCGCACCCTCGACCGGATCGTCGGCGCCGAGGTCCTTCTGAAGTGCGAGAACTTCCAGCGCGTCGGCGCCTTCAAGTTCCGCGGCGCCTACAACGCGGCCTCCCGGCTGGCCCCCGAGCAGCTCGCGAGGGGCATCGCCGCGTACTCCTCCGGCAACCACGCCCAGGCCGTCGCCCTGGCCGCACGCGAACTCGGGACCACCGCCTTGATCGTCATGCCCGAGGACGCGCCCCGCTCCAAGCGGGCGGCGACGGCAGGCTACGGCGCGGAGATCATGACGTACGACCGCTACGCCGGTGACCGGGTGGCCATCGGCGAGGCGCTGGCCGCCGAACGGGGCCTGGCGCTGATCCCGCCCTATGAGCATCCGCACGTCATGGCGGGCCAGGGCACCGCGGCCCTCGAACTCCTGGAGGACGCAGGGGAGTTGGACGCCCTACTGGCGCCGGTCGGGGGCGGCGGACTGATCGCCGGCAGCGCGACCGCGCTCAAGGCACTGCGGTCCGGCATCCGCGTCGTCGGCGTCGAACCGGAGGCCGGCGACGACACCAAGCGGTCGCTGGAGGCGGGCCGGCGGGTCGAGATCCCGGTGCCGCGCACCATCGCCGACGGCCAGGCCCTGCACACGCCCGGGGAGCTCACGTTCTCGGTGAACCGGCGGCTCGTGGACGGGATCGTCCTGGTCTCCGACGACGAGATCCGCGCGGCCATGCGGTTCGCCTTCGAACGCCTGAAGATCGTCGTGGAGCCCAGCGGCGCCACCCCGCTCGCCGCTCTCCTCGCCGGGCGGGTCGACGGCCTGCCCCGGCGCGTCGGAGTGATCGTTTCCGGCGGCAACATCGACGCCGGTCGCTTCGCCGAGCTGTGCGGCGGCGCCGCCTGA
- a CDS encoding vWA domain-containing protein, translating to MSADVADRLVGFVAALRAHGVRVGTGETVDAAEATAALGFADRVLLREGLAATLLHSPDQRRLFDTVFDLYFPRGVGAPQDEPGDRDDLRDRLAAALAANDEAMLGRLAIEAVDGLGGYGSSPGADGWSSHQTLERLRPQTLLARVRDDIRARGSGSGFTDRLLEDEIRRRIQAFRALVAGEARRRVAERRGRDEIARRAVAPTADRVDFLYAGRDRLAELRRTVQPLARRLATRMAARRRRASRGTIDLRRTLRGSLSTGGVPMRPVLRRRRPARPELVLLCDVSGSVSGFSDFTMLLVQALHDQFSKVRVFAFVNRIDEVTGLLQHGAADPEGLGARIQGEARIMGYHGSSDYGAALGEFAQRYGSAVGPRTTVFVLGDARTNMSDPNLAALRQIAEQARHVHWLNPEPRTQWGTGDSAAPEYAELVAMHECRNAHQLGVLVGRLLPV from the coding sequence GTGAGCGCCGATGTCGCCGACCGTCTGGTCGGCTTCGTCGCCGCGCTGCGCGCACACGGCGTCCGCGTCGGCACCGGCGAGACGGTGGACGCCGCCGAGGCGACGGCGGCACTGGGCTTCGCCGACCGCGTGCTGCTGCGCGAGGGACTGGCCGCGACGCTGCTGCACTCGCCGGACCAACGGCGGTTGTTCGACACCGTCTTCGACCTGTACTTCCCGCGCGGCGTCGGCGCTCCCCAGGACGAGCCCGGCGACCGGGACGACCTGCGCGACCGGCTCGCCGCCGCGCTCGCCGCGAACGACGAGGCGATGCTGGGCCGGTTGGCGATCGAGGCGGTCGACGGGCTGGGCGGGTACGGGAGTTCACCGGGCGCGGACGGCTGGTCCTCGCATCAGACCCTGGAACGGCTGCGCCCGCAGACGCTGTTGGCGCGGGTGCGGGACGACATCCGGGCCCGGGGCAGCGGCTCCGGCTTCACCGACCGGCTGTTGGAGGACGAGATCCGGCGGCGCATCCAGGCCTTCCGTGCCCTGGTGGCCGGGGAGGCGCGGCGGCGGGTGGCGGAGCGGCGCGGGCGCGACGAGATCGCCCGGCGGGCGGTGGCGCCGACCGCCGACCGGGTCGACTTCCTGTACGCGGGAAGGGACCGGCTGGCCGAACTGCGGCGGACGGTACAGCCGTTGGCCCGCAGACTGGCCACGCGTATGGCGGCGCGCCGCCGCCGGGCGTCCCGGGGCACGATCGATCTGCGGCGCACCCTGCGTGGCTCCCTGTCGACGGGCGGGGTGCCGATGCGGCCCGTGCTGCGCCGTCGGCGTCCGGCTCGCCCCGAACTGGTGCTGCTGTGCGATGTGTCGGGCTCGGTGTCCGGGTTCTCCGACTTCACGATGCTGCTGGTGCAGGCGCTGCACGACCAGTTCAGCAAGGTGCGCGTGTTCGCCTTCGTCAACAGGATCGACGAAGTGACGGGGCTGCTCCAGCACGGCGCCGCCGACCCCGAGGGCCTCGGCGCCCGGATCCAGGGCGAAGCGCGGATCATGGGCTACCACGGCAGCAGCGACTACGGGGCCGCCCTGGGCGAGTTCGCGCAGCGCTACGGCTCCGCGGTCGGCCCGCGCACCACGGTCTTCGTGCTCGGCGACGCCCGCACCAACATGAGCGACCCCAACCTGGCCGCGCTCCGTCAGATCGCCGAACAGGCCCGGCATGTGCACTGGTTGAACCCCGAGCCCCGGACCCAGTGGGGCACGGGCGATTCGGCCGCACCCGAGTACGCCGAGCTGGTCGCGATGCACGAGTGCCGCAACGCCCACCAACTCGGCGTCCTGGTGGGCCGGTTGCTCCCGGTCTAG
- a CDS encoding rhamnulokinase, translating to MKSYAAVDLGASSGRVMVGRVSPDSLELAEAHRFPNRPVRVPEGLRWDVLSLYAGVLDGLRAAGPVDSVGIDSWAVDYGLLDADGALLGNPVHYRDARTEGVAEKVWAAVPAAELYAATGLQYAPFNTLYQLTAAASSAQLAQARRLLLIPDLLTYWLTGEQGTELTNASTTQLIDPRTGDWSYDVAARLGIDLELFAPLRRPGDPAGLLRAEVLEETGLTGPVPVTAVGSHDTASAVAAVPAVGERFAYICTGTWSLVGLELDAPVLTEASRAANFTNELGLDGTVRYLRNIMGLWLLQECVRAWGDPELGALLREAAAVPALRSVVDAGDAAFLAPGRMPERIAEACRASGQPVPVSPAEITRCILDSLALAHRRAVAEAQRLADHPVDVVHIVGGGTRNALLCQLTADACGLPVVAGPTEAAALGNVLVQARAHGLVGDRAEMRRLLARTQPLTRYEPQGGAERWRAAEARLATR from the coding sequence GTGAAGTCGTACGCCGCCGTCGACCTCGGCGCGTCCAGTGGGCGGGTCATGGTCGGCCGGGTGAGCCCGGACTCGCTGGAGCTGGCGGAGGCGCACCGCTTCCCCAACCGGCCGGTCCGGGTTCCGGAGGGGCTGCGCTGGGATGTGCTGTCCCTGTACGCGGGAGTGCTGGACGGGCTGCGGGCGGCCGGCCCGGTGGACTCGGTCGGCATCGACAGCTGGGCCGTGGACTACGGCCTGCTCGACGCCGACGGGGCGCTGCTCGGCAACCCCGTGCACTATCGCGACGCCCGGACCGAGGGCGTCGCGGAGAAGGTGTGGGCAGCCGTCCCGGCGGCCGAGCTGTATGCGGCGACCGGCCTGCAGTACGCGCCGTTCAACACCCTGTACCAGCTGACGGCCGCGGCCTCATCGGCCCAACTGGCGCAGGCGCGGCGGCTGTTGCTCATTCCCGATCTGCTGACGTACTGGCTGACCGGCGAGCAGGGCACCGAGCTCACCAACGCCTCCACCACCCAGCTCATCGATCCCCGCACGGGCGACTGGTCCTACGACGTCGCCGCCCGGCTGGGCATCGACCTGGAGCTGTTCGCTCCGCTGCGCCGGCCCGGCGATCCCGCCGGGCTGCTGCGGGCGGAGGTGCTGGAGGAGACGGGGCTGACCGGGCCCGTGCCAGTGACGGCCGTCGGCTCGCACGACACGGCGTCGGCCGTGGCAGCCGTCCCCGCGGTCGGCGAACGGTTCGCCTACATCTGCACCGGCACCTGGTCCCTGGTCGGACTGGAGCTGGACGCGCCCGTGCTCACCGAGGCGAGCCGCGCCGCCAACTTCACCAACGAGCTGGGCCTCGACGGCACGGTCCGCTACCTGCGCAACATCATGGGACTGTGGCTGCTCCAGGAGTGCGTACGGGCCTGGGGCGACCCGGAGTTGGGCGCCCTGCTGCGGGAGGCGGCGGCCGTGCCGGCGCTGCGGTCGGTCGTGGACGCCGGGGACGCGGCCTTCCTGGCGCCCGGGCGGATGCCGGAGCGGATCGCCGAGGCGTGCCGTGCCTCCGGGCAGCCGGTGCCCGTCTCTCCCGCCGAGATCACGCGCTGCATCCTCGACTCCCTCGCCCTCGCCCACCGGCGGGCCGTCGCCGAGGCGCAGCGGCTCGCCGACCACCCGGTCGACGTCGTCCACATCGTCGGCGGCGGCACCCGCAACGCGCTGCTGTGCCAGCTCACCGCCGACGCCTGCGGGCTGCCGGTGGTGGCCGGTCCGACGGAGGCGGCCGCACTCGGCAACGTGCTCGTCCAGGCCCGGGCGCACGGGCTGGTCGGCGATCGCGCCGAGATGCGCCGGCTGCTGGCCCGTACGCAGCCCCTGACCCGCTACGAGCCACAGGGCGGCGCCGAGCGGTGGCGCGCGGCGGAGGCCCGGCTCGCCACACGGTGA
- a CDS encoding (Fe-S)-binding protein yields the protein MRVALFLTCVNDTLYPDTGRAVVKLLTRLGVEVDFPMAQTCCGQAHYNTGYRHEAEPLARHYSDVFREYEAIVTPSGSCGAMVRELYPRMGERARAEGRGDTLAATLAPVVPKTYELTEFLVDVLGVTDVGAYYPHTVTYHPTCHGLRSLGLGERPRRLLQAVKGLELVELPGADECCGFGGTFALKNADVSAAMGADKVRNAESTGAEVLCAADNSCLMHIGGTMTRLKTGMRPVHIAEILASTEGEPAL from the coding sequence ATGCGTGTCGCACTGTTCCTGACCTGTGTCAACGACACGCTCTATCCGGACACCGGCCGCGCCGTGGTGAAACTCCTGACCAGGCTGGGTGTCGAGGTCGACTTCCCAATGGCTCAGACCTGCTGCGGCCAGGCTCACTACAACACCGGCTACCGCCATGAGGCCGAGCCGCTCGCCCGACATTACTCCGATGTATTCAGGGAGTATGAGGCGATCGTCACACCGTCGGGGTCCTGCGGGGCGATGGTGCGGGAGCTGTATCCGCGGATGGGCGAGCGGGCCCGGGCCGAGGGACGCGGGGACACCCTCGCCGCCACGCTGGCGCCGGTGGTCCCGAAGACGTACGAGCTCACCGAGTTCCTGGTCGATGTGCTGGGGGTGACGGACGTCGGCGCGTACTACCCGCACACGGTGACCTACCACCCGACGTGTCACGGACTGCGCAGTCTCGGACTCGGGGAGCGGCCCCGACGGCTGCTCCAGGCGGTGAAGGGGCTGGAGCTGGTCGAGCTGCCCGGCGCCGACGAGTGCTGCGGCTTCGGCGGGACCTTCGCGCTGAAGAACGCGGACGTCTCGGCGGCGATGGGCGCCGACAAGGTGCGCAACGCCGAGTCGACGGGCGCCGAGGTGCTGTGCGCGGCCGACAACTCCTGCCTCATGCACATCGGCGGGACCATGACCCGGCTGAAGACGGGCATGCGCCCGGTGCACATCGCGGAGATCCTGGCGAGCACGGAAGGGGAGCCTGCGCTGTGA